A region from the uncultured Macellibacteroides sp. genome encodes:
- a CDS encoding glucosamine-6-phosphate deaminase — protein sequence MKTNLSSQITLTRIPERYYRPNNAYEHSVLTRFEKIPTNIYESADEGALAIATEIATEIRKKQAAGEKLVLGLSGGRSPISVYRNLVRMHKEEGLSFRNVKVFNVYEFYPLTTTAFSNISQLKEALLDHVDIDPANIFSPDGFMEKDNVYEFCRNYERQIQQAGGIDYMLLGIGHACNIGFNGPGSSINTATRLVFMDNDSRKEASRTFNFIENIPSSVITMGMSTILKSKHVILMAWGEDKASTIRSAVEGKMSDSMPATFLQNQENAKVVIDLSAAYNLTRISHPWLVTNCDWDNKLIRRAIVWLCQTTKKPILKLTNKDYSEHGLGELLGLFGSAYNVNIKIFNDLQHTITGWPGGKPNADDSFRPERANPYPKKVIVFSPHPDDDVISMGGTLRRLCVQNHDVHVAYQTSGNIAVGDEEVIRYVSYLHNVCEKYAPKDNSLLKKADEIKNYLLHEKNEGEKETPDVLFMKGTIRREEARTACRYTGVKDENVHFLDLPFYETGLVKKNDLGEADKDIVKALIESIKPDQMFVAGDLADPHGTHKVCLDAILAAIDEIKDEEWMKNCRVWMYRGAWAEWEMDHVEMAVPISPEELRFKRNSILKHQSQMESAPFLGNDERLFWQRAEDRNRATAELYNQLGLASYEAIEAFVQYIPLR from the coding sequence ATGAAGACAAACCTTAGTTCTCAAATTACGTTAACCCGCATTCCTGAGCGGTATTATCGTCCTAATAACGCCTATGAACATTCTGTCTTAACTCGCTTCGAAAAAATTCCGACAAACATTTACGAATCTGCCGACGAAGGCGCACTCGCAATTGCAACCGAAATTGCAACAGAGATAAGAAAGAAACAGGCAGCCGGCGAAAAGCTCGTGTTAGGTCTTTCGGGTGGTCGCTCACCAATCAGTGTTTATCGTAATTTGGTTCGGATGCACAAAGAGGAAGGATTAAGCTTCCGCAATGTAAAGGTGTTTAATGTATATGAATTCTATCCATTAACAACTACGGCATTCAGTAATATTTCACAACTCAAAGAAGCTCTTCTTGATCATGTGGATATCGATCCTGCTAATATTTTCTCTCCGGATGGTTTTATGGAGAAAGACAATGTGTACGAATTCTGCCGCAATTACGAGCGTCAGATTCAACAGGCCGGAGGAATTGATTATATGTTGCTCGGTATCGGACATGCTTGCAATATTGGTTTTAACGGTCCGGGTTCAAGCATAAATACAGCTACCCGTCTGGTATTTATGGACAACGATTCACGCAAAGAAGCATCACGTACATTTAATTTTATCGAGAATATTCCTTCAAGTGTAATTACGATGGGAATGTCGACGATATTGAAGTCGAAGCACGTTATTTTGATGGCTTGGGGCGAAGATAAAGCATCAACTATCCGTAGCGCCGTTGAAGGTAAAATGAGCGATTCTATGCCTGCAACTTTTTTGCAGAATCAAGAGAACGCCAAAGTGGTTATCGACCTCTCTGCCGCTTATAACCTTACACGAATCAGTCACCCCTGGTTGGTAACCAACTGCGACTGGGACAATAAGCTAATCAGACGTGCTATTGTATGGCTTTGTCAGACTACTAAAAAGCCTATTCTTAAGCTTACCAACAAAGATTACAGCGAGCACGGATTAGGCGAGTTGCTTGGTCTTTTTGGTTCGGCTTATAATGTAAATATAAAGATATTCAACGATCTGCAGCATACTATTACAGGATGGCCTGGTGGTAAGCCCAATGCGGACGACAGTTTCCGTCCGGAAAGAGCCAATCCATATCCTAAGAAAGTGATTGTATTCAGTCCGCACCCGGATGATGATGTGATCTCGATGGGAGGAACACTTCGTCGTCTTTGCGTTCAAAATCACGATGTGCATGTGGCTTATCAGACTTCAGGAAATATAGCCGTAGGCGACGAAGAGGTAATCCGTTATGTATCTTACCTGCATAATGTATGCGAAAAGTACGCTCCAAAAGATAATTCATTGCTGAAAAAGGCGGATGAAATTAAGAACTACCTGCTTCATGAAAAGAATGAAGGAGAGAAAGAAACTCCGGATGTGCTCTTTATGAAAGGAACTATTCGCAGGGAAGAAGCCAGAACGGCATGTCGTTATACCGGCGTGAAAGATGAAAATGTTCACTTCCTTGATTTACCTTTCTATGAAACAGGCTTGGTAAAGAAAAACGACTTGGGAGAAGCCGATAAAGATATCGTGAAAGCTTTGATTGAATCAATCAAACCGGATCAGATGTTTGTGGCTGGCGACCTTGCCGATCCACATGGAACTCACAAAGTATGTTTGGATGCCATTCTGGCTGCTATTGATGAGATTAAGGACGAAGAGTGGATGAAAAATTGCCGTGTTTGGATGTACCGTGGAGCTTGGGCAGAGTGGGAAATGGACCATGTTGAAATGGCAGTTCCTATCAGTCCTGAAGAATTACGCTTCAAACGTAACTCTATCTTGAAGCACCAATCTCAAATGGAAAGTGCTCCTTTCCTTGGTAACGACGAACGTTTGTTCTGGCAACGTGCCGAAGATCGTAACCGTGCAACCGCCGAATTGTACAATCAGTTGGGTCTTGCCTCTTACGAAGCAATCGAAGCATTTGTTCAGTACATACCATTACGATAA
- a CDS encoding DUF5009 domain-containing protein — MNDIKLQRIEALDVFRAITMFLMLFVNDISGLDEIPYWLLHAKPDEDMLGFSDTIFPGFLFAMGMAIPFAIENRFRKGDSFFQVIEHIFWRTVALLVMGLYTVNRDTMDPEATGILQPWFSICMVFAFFLIWGVYPKVSDIKKYIFQGMKLIGIALLLFLFYRYKGTDGAAFSPQWWGILGLIGWTYLVCAAVYLVVRTNLALNLTVFGLILACSILSEAGLFQHFFLAQWLPSEATLHAFGMAGLCASLLMQRYANPQHPNRFIVLFLQIGIGMLIAGVVSNNFWIISKQQATPTWFFYCCSLFLPLFAMVYMLTDVLGKTHWFAWIKPAGTVTLTCYIIPYVWYSVQSLLQFSYPDVLSTGIPGLFRSLVYSFAILAVAWGLMKIKVRLKV; from the coding sequence ATGAACGACATTAAATTGCAACGAATAGAGGCTCTGGATGTTTTCAGGGCAATCACCATGTTTCTGATGCTTTTTGTGAATGATATTTCCGGGTTAGATGAAATTCCTTACTGGTTGCTGCATGCAAAACCGGACGAAGATATGCTTGGTTTTTCGGATACAATTTTTCCCGGATTCCTTTTTGCCATGGGTATGGCTATACCATTTGCTATCGAGAACCGGTTTCGTAAGGGCGATTCTTTCTTTCAGGTAATAGAACATATCTTTTGGCGAACAGTAGCCCTGCTGGTTATGGGGCTCTATACTGTAAACCGCGATACCATGGACCCGGAAGCAACCGGTATCTTGCAACCCTGGTTTTCCATTTGCATGGTTTTTGCCTTTTTCCTTATCTGGGGTGTCTATCCTAAGGTAAGCGATATCAAAAAATATATTTTTCAGGGAATGAAACTGATAGGGATTGCCTTATTGTTATTCTTATTCTATCGTTACAAAGGAACAGATGGCGCGGCATTCTCTCCTCAATGGTGGGGTATTTTGGGACTTATCGGATGGACTTACCTGGTCTGTGCAGCTGTTTATCTGGTTGTTAGAACAAATCTTGCATTAAACCTAACGGTGTTTGGCCTTATCTTAGCTTGTTCCATTCTTTCGGAAGCAGGTCTATTTCAGCACTTTTTCCTTGCGCAGTGGCTACCAAGCGAAGCCACACTGCATGCCTTCGGAATGGCTGGTTTATGCGCTTCCCTCCTGATGCAGAGATATGCCAATCCTCAGCACCCCAACCGGTTTATTGTTCTATTCCTTCAAATAGGTATCGGTATGCTGATTGCCGGCGTTGTTTCCAATAATTTCTGGATAATTTCCAAGCAACAGGCTACGCCTACCTGGTTTTTTTATTGTTGCTCTCTGTTCCTTCCTCTGTTTGCCATGGTATATATGCTAACCGATGTACTGGGAAAGACCCATTGGTTTGCCTGGATTAAACCAGCCGGAACGGTAACGCTCACTTGCTATATTATTCCCTATGTTTGGTACAGTGTACAGTCTTTGTTGCAGTTTTCGTATCCCGACGTGCTTTCTACTGGTATCCCGGGGTTGTTTAGGTCGCTTGTTTACTCGTTTGCCATTTTGGCCGTGGCATGGGGGTTAATGAAGATTAAGGTACGGTTAAAGGTGTAA
- a CDS encoding TIM barrel protein yields MKSINRRTALKTVLAGGAAMAISGVTSQVQAAKKPVQAPLKGNIRHSVSKWCFGDYELDEFCKICKRIGIGSVELLDPKEWPIVQQNGLTVAMAQGAGLGIDRAFNDSSLHDELVKSYEEIIPQVAAAGLTNLICFAGKRNGVTDLQGWENCEKGLKRIVPIAEKHNVVLTMELLNSVGHKDYLCDHTVWGVELCRRIGSPNFKLLYDIYHMQIMEGNIIDSITKYHSFFSHIHTGGNPGRNEIDETQELYYPAIMQAIVKTGYKGFVGQEFVPKQADPIASLEKCIRICDV; encoded by the coding sequence ATGAAAAGCATAAACAGGCGCACGGCGCTTAAAACAGTATTAGCCGGAGGAGCAGCTATGGCGATTTCCGGAGTAACTTCGCAGGTACAGGCCGCAAAGAAACCAGTTCAGGCTCCTTTAAAAGGAAATATCCGTCACTCGGTTAGTAAATGGTGTTTCGGAGACTACGAATTGGATGAGTTCTGTAAAATATGCAAACGTATTGGTATTGGGTCTGTTGAGTTGCTTGATCCCAAAGAATGGCCAATTGTTCAGCAAAACGGACTCACTGTTGCTATGGCGCAGGGCGCCGGACTTGGCATAGACCGGGCCTTTAACGATTCGTCGCTTCATGATGAGCTGGTAAAGAGTTACGAAGAAATAATTCCACAGGTGGCTGCAGCCGGACTAACGAACCTGATTTGTTTTGCCGGAAAGCGTAATGGTGTTACCGATCTGCAGGGTTGGGAGAACTGCGAAAAAGGATTGAAACGAATTGTTCCCATTGCCGAAAAGCATAATGTTGTGCTTACTATGGAGCTTCTTAATAGTGTGGGACATAAAGATTACCTTTGCGACCATACAGTATGGGGGGTAGAATTGTGCCGCCGCATTGGTTCGCCAAACTTTAAGTTACTGTATGATATTTATCACATGCAGATAATGGAAGGCAATATTATCGATAGCATTACGAAGTATCACTCGTTCTTTTCCCATATTCATACGGGAGGAAACCCCGGACGAAATGAGATAGACGAAACTCAGGAACTGTATTATCCGGCCATTATGCAGGCGATTGTTAAGACCGGCTATAAGGGATTTGTTGGTCAGGAGTTTGTTCCTAAACAAGCCGATCCTATCGCTTCGCTCGAAAAATGTATCCGCATTTGCGACGTATAA
- a CDS encoding transporter, translating to MLKFIKDWMLPLAMLTGALAYQVVGYLTFLTPYLIFTMLLVTFSKLSPHDMRLHPLHKWLLLIQLVGCIVVYGVVYLYDPVVAQGALICVLAPTATSAAVITGMLGGSVAFLTNYVLLCNIGVALAAPILFSFLGTNSDMPFLDSFLFICRQVGPLLLLPLLVAWSLRAFLPKVHAKMISIHKLSFYLWAVALTIVTGSTVKFLVEQEDPDYSTEIGLAVVSLIICVGQFLLGRRLGKPFGDPVSSGQGLGQKNTILAIWMAQVYLNPISSVAPAAYVLWQNIINSYQLWLKGRRESKEKLIQK from the coding sequence GTGCTCAAATTTATAAAGGACTGGATGCTGCCGTTAGCCATGCTTACGGGAGCTCTTGCTTACCAGGTTGTAGGTTATCTTACTTTCCTTACACCGTATCTCATTTTTACGATGTTGCTGGTTACGTTCAGTAAACTTTCGCCTCATGATATGCGGCTGCATCCGCTGCACAAATGGTTGTTACTAATTCAGTTGGTTGGATGTATAGTGGTGTACGGCGTGGTTTATCTCTATGATCCGGTGGTGGCTCAGGGTGCGCTTATATGTGTACTTGCCCCAACAGCTACTTCGGCTGCCGTAATTACCGGAATGCTTGGAGGAAGCGTTGCCTTTCTTACAAATTATGTGCTGCTTTGTAATATTGGTGTTGCGCTGGCGGCTCCCATACTGTTTTCCTTTCTGGGTACTAACAGTGACATGCCTTTTCTGGATTCTTTTCTATTTATTTGCCGGCAGGTAGGTCCTTTGTTGTTGCTGCCTTTATTGGTTGCCTGGAGTTTGCGTGCTTTTCTGCCTAAAGTGCATGCCAAAATGATTAGTATTCATAAACTTTCTTTCTATCTTTGGGCTGTGGCGTTGACAATTGTGACGGGAAGTACGGTTAAGTTTCTTGTCGAACAGGAAGATCCTGATTATTCGACCGAAATTGGTCTTGCTGTCGTGTCGCTGATAATCTGTGTAGGTCAGTTTTTACTGGGAAGAAGATTAGGAAAACCTTTCGGAGATCCGGTTTCGTCCGGACAGGGACTGGGGCAAAAAAATACCATTCTTGCCATCTGGATGGCTCAGGTTTACCTTAATCCTATTTCTTCGGTTGCTCCGGCTGCCTATGTTTTGTGGCAAAATATAATTAATAGTTATCAGCTTTGGCTAAAAGGACGCCGCGAAAGCAAGGAGAAATTGATTCAAAAGTAG
- a CDS encoding DUF695 domain-containing protein yields MRLSKEWFTALSENEEGQLVIVCGREELTEFVKSGKFKERAEISWKYQGDEKGMPLDELAEKMESVQDALTAAMEKDKLAILTGVYTGGGEKTWIFYTRTVRVFGERLNEALASFETLPIEIYTEVDPDWDEYLDMYEMKQWAVD; encoded by the coding sequence ATGAGACTAAGTAAGGAATGGTTTACGGCTCTTTCGGAGAATGAAGAGGGTCAGCTGGTAATAGTATGCGGACGAGAAGAACTTACGGAGTTTGTAAAGTCGGGAAAATTTAAAGAACGGGCCGAGATTTCATGGAAATACCAAGGCGACGAAAAGGGTATGCCTTTAGACGAACTGGCAGAAAAAATGGAAAGCGTGCAGGATGCGCTTACCGCAGCCATGGAAAAAGATAAACTGGCTATTCTTACAGGTGTTTATACGGGTGGAGGCGAGAAGACGTGGATTTTTTATACCCGTACGGTGCGTGTTTTTGGAGAACGGCTTAACGAGGCCCTCGCATCGTTCGAAACGTTGCCTATCGAGATTTACACGGAGGTGGATCCAGATTGGGATGAATACCTCGATATGTACGAAATGAAGCAGTGGGCTGTGGATTGA
- a CDS encoding alpha-L-fucosidase has translation MKRIIFTCIALAAMSVSLHAQPAIVPQPQVQPYSPTEANLQTREWFQNAKFGMFVHWGLYSLLGNGEWVMNNQNIKVKNYTLLEKSFNPVDFDAAKWVADAKRAGMKYITFVTRHHDGFSMWDTKCSEFNIMNTHYNKDILKMVAAECQKQDMKLFFYYSLLDWRRDDYSWWTGRTGKGTGRTEKGEWTEYIQFMKNQLTELLTNYGPISGIWFDGYWDQMPEESATRKDTDVYVDWHMREIYDHIHALQPGCLIGNNHHMTPLAGEDFQMFEQDVPGENTSGLSFQSISHLPLETCATINNTWGYSITDTSFKSKADVVGLLVKSAGNGGNLLLNIGPLPNGEIQPEFVNVFNEMGDWIKVYGESIYNTEGGYIRPQSWGCLTTKPGKVFVHILKGEKLEVVLENFPYKKVTKAYMMNDNTPVKVTFKKKVLTIPTVAPTATEPDQVIVLEVK, from the coding sequence ATGAAAAGAATAATATTTACTTGCATTGCGCTAGCGGCAATGTCGGTTAGCTTGCATGCGCAGCCGGCTATAGTACCTCAGCCGCAGGTTCAGCCTTATTCGCCTACCGAGGCTAATTTGCAAACCCGCGAATGGTTCCAGAATGCAAAGTTTGGTATGTTTGTTCATTGGGGTCTTTATAGCTTGCTGGGCAACGGCGAATGGGTTATGAACAACCAAAACATCAAGGTAAAGAATTATACATTGCTTGAGAAAAGCTTTAATCCGGTCGACTTTGATGCTGCTAAATGGGTGGCCGATGCAAAAAGAGCCGGAATGAAGTATATTACATTCGTAACCCGTCACCACGACGGATTCAGTATGTGGGATACCAAGTGCTCGGAATTCAACATCATGAATACCCATTATAATAAGGATATACTTAAAATGGTTGCCGCAGAGTGTCAGAAACAGGATATGAAACTTTTCTTTTATTATTCTCTTCTTGACTGGCGCCGCGACGATTATTCGTGGTGGACTGGTCGCACAGGCAAGGGAACGGGTCGTACCGAAAAGGGAGAGTGGACCGAATATATCCAGTTTATGAAGAATCAGCTAACCGAATTGCTTACCAATTACGGACCAATTTCAGGGATATGGTTTGATGGTTACTGGGATCAGATGCCGGAAGAGAGCGCTACCCGTAAGGATACGGATGTGTATGTTGACTGGCACATGCGTGAGATTTATGATCATATCCATGCCCTTCAGCCGGGATGCCTTATCGGTAACAACCATCATATGACACCACTTGCTGGCGAAGATTTCCAGATGTTTGAACAAGATGTACCCGGAGAGAATACCAGCGGACTAAGTTTCCAGTCTATCTCGCACTTACCGTTGGAGACTTGCGCTACAATAAACAATACTTGGGGGTATTCTATTACAGACACCTCGTTCAAATCGAAAGCGGACGTTGTTGGCTTGCTGGTTAAATCGGCTGGTAACGGTGGAAACCTGTTGCTTAATATCGGTCCCCTGCCCAACGGTGAGATTCAGCCCGAGTTTGTAAATGTGTTCAACGAAATGGGCGACTGGATCAAGGTTTATGGCGAAAGCATTTACAATACAGAAGGAGGATATATTCGTCCGCAGTCATGGGGCTGTCTTACTACAAAACCAGGAAAGGTATTTGTTCACATTTTAAAAGGAGAAAAACTTGAGGTTGTGCTCGAAAACTTTCCTTACAAGAAAGTAACCAAAGCCTATATGATGAATGATAATACGCCGGTAAAGGTTACCTTTAAAAAGAAAGTGTTAACAATCCCGACTGTTGCACCAACGGCAACGGAACCTGACCAGGTTATTGTGCTGGAAGTGAAATAA
- the thrC gene encoding threonine synthase, whose product MKYYSTNKQAPVATLEEAVVKGLAGDKGLYMPEHIKVLPDTFFEKMKEMSFQEISYVVADAFFGEDIDADTLKQIVYDTLPFDAPVVHVSDSIYSLELYHGPTLAFKDVGGRFMARLLGHFIRKQGKKEVNVLVATSGDTGSAVANGFLGVPGIHVYVLYPKGKVSPIQECQFTTLGQNITALEVEGTFDDCQALVKSAFMDAELNAHMQLTSANSINVARFLPQAFYYFYAYAQLAKLGKVDNLVFCVPSGNFGNITAGLFGKRMGLPVTRFIAANNRNDIFLQYLLTGVYSPRPSVATIANAMDVGDPSNFARVLDLYGGSHDAICKDISGCMFTDQQIAETLKKTFDETGYLLDPHGSCGYRALKEQLKDGETGVFLETAHPAKFKDTVEEILGSSIEIPAKLQEFMKGTKQSIQLDKDFAGFKSYLLSK is encoded by the coding sequence ATGAAGTATTACAGCACGAATAAGCAGGCCCCTGTTGCTACCCTCGAGGAAGCAGTGGTTAAAGGTCTTGCCGGCGATAAAGGATTATATATGCCCGAACACATCAAGGTACTGCCCGACACATTTTTTGAAAAGATGAAAGAGATGTCTTTTCAGGAAATCTCCTATGTGGTTGCCGATGCTTTCTTTGGCGAAGATATTGATGCCGACACACTCAAACAGATTGTTTACGATACGCTTCCTTTCGATGCCCCGGTGGTACATGTAAGTGATTCTATCTATAGTCTGGAACTATACCACGGACCAACGCTTGCCTTCAAGGACGTGGGTGGTAGGTTCATGGCCCGTCTTTTAGGTCACTTTATCCGTAAACAAGGAAAGAAAGAGGTTAATGTTCTTGTAGCCACATCCGGTGATACAGGAAGTGCCGTAGCAAACGGTTTTTTAGGGGTTCCGGGCATCCATGTGTATGTGTTATATCCCAAGGGAAAGGTTAGTCCTATCCAGGAGTGCCAGTTTACTACTCTGGGACAAAATATTACCGCTCTCGAGGTTGAAGGAACCTTCGACGATTGTCAGGCTTTGGTAAAGTCGGCCTTTATGGATGCCGAACTTAATGCTCACATGCAGCTTACCTCGGCCAACTCAATTAATGTGGCGCGTTTCCTTCCTCAGGCTTTTTATTATTTCTATGCTTACGCCCAGCTGGCTAAGTTAGGTAAGGTGGATAACCTGGTATTCTGTGTTCCAAGCGGAAACTTTGGAAATATTACGGCCGGATTGTTCGGTAAACGGATGGGATTACCGGTAACCCGGTTTATCGCCGCCAACAATCGCAACGACATCTTCCTTCAATACCTGCTGACAGGAGTTTACTCTCCTCGTCCTTCGGTAGCTACCATTGCCAATGCAATGGACGTAGGCGATCCGAGCAACTTTGCCCGTGTGCTTGACTTGTACGGAGGATCGCATGATGCTATCTGCAAAGATATAAGCGGTTGCATGTTCACAGACCAGCAGATTGCTGAAACGCTTAAAAAGACGTTCGATGAAACCGGCTATCTGTTGGATCCGCATGGTTCTTGTGGTTACCGGGCATTGAAAGAACAGCTAAAGGATGGGGAAACAGGAGTATTTCTTGAAACAGCGCATCCGGCCAAATTCAAAGATACAGTAGAAGAGATTCTGGGCTCATCCATCGAAATTCCTGCCAAATTACAGGAGTTTATGAAAGGAACCAAGCAAAGTATCCAGCTTGACAAAGACTTTGCCGGATTCAAAAGCTACTTATTAAGTAAGTAA
- a CDS encoding cofactor-independent phosphoglycerate mutase, whose protein sequence is MKHIVILGDGMADEPIEALGGLTPMQAANTPYMDKLASLGRNGRLQTVPEGFHPGSEVANMAVLGYNMPKVYEGRGVLEAASIGVELQPGDLAMRCNLICVEGDILKNHSSGHISTEESDELIKFLNKELGNERIIFYTGVSYRHLLVIKGGDKRLDCTPPHDVPLRPFRPLLIKPEVAEANDTAELLNNLILKSQEILPNHPVNLHRIAIGKDPANSIWPWSPGYRPAMETMQQMYGFKKGAVISAVDLIRGIGVYAGLEVLTVEGATGLYDTNYEGKAQAALEALKTNDFVYLHIEASDEAGHEGDVDLKIKTIENLDKRAVKIIYEALQTWDEPVAIAILPDHPTPCAIRTHTSEPIPFIIYKPGQTPDSVQRYDEFAAKEGSYGELKENEFMLEFLKD, encoded by the coding sequence ATGAAACACATAGTTATTTTAGGCGACGGTATGGCCGATGAGCCTATCGAAGCATTGGGAGGACTTACTCCCATGCAGGCTGCCAATACACCTTATATGGATAAATTGGCTTCACTGGGAAGAAACGGGCGGTTACAAACTGTTCCGGAAGGATTTCATCCGGGAAGTGAAGTCGCCAATATGGCCGTTTTAGGATACAATATGCCGAAAGTTTACGAAGGACGCGGTGTACTTGAGGCCGCCAGCATCGGAGTTGAACTACAACCGGGAGATCTTGCCATGCGTTGCAACCTGATTTGTGTGGAAGGCGATATACTTAAGAACCACTCTTCGGGTCATATTTCGACGGAGGAATCCGATGAGTTGATTAAGTTTCTGAACAAGGAACTTGGAAACGAACGTATTATTTTTTATACCGGTGTATCTTACCGCCACTTGTTGGTGATAAAAGGTGGTGATAAACGGTTAGATTGCACGCCTCCTCACGACGTTCCTTTGCGTCCGTTCCGCCCGTTGCTTATCAAACCGGAAGTTGCGGAAGCAAACGATACAGCTGAGTTGCTGAATAATCTTATATTGAAATCGCAGGAAATTCTGCCGAATCATCCGGTTAACCTGCATCGCATTGCTATCGGGAAAGATCCGGCTAACAGCATCTGGCCCTGGTCGCCGGGCTATCGCCCTGCTATGGAAACGATGCAGCAAATGTACGGCTTTAAGAAAGGTGCCGTAATTTCGGCTGTCGACTTAATTCGTGGTATCGGTGTTTATGCGGGGCTTGAAGTACTCACTGTGGAAGGTGCAACGGGTTTGTACGATACAAATTACGAAGGAAAAGCCCAGGCTGCCCTTGAAGCCTTGAAGACCAACGACTTTGTATACCTGCACATTGAAGCAAGCGACGAAGCGGGTCACGAAGGCGACGTGGATTTAAAGATAAAAACCATTGAGAATCTAGATAAAAGAGCCGTAAAGATTATTTACGAAGCCTTGCAAACGTGGGACGAACCGGTGGCTATCGCTATCTTGCCAGACCACCCTACCCCCTGTGCAATCAGGACTCATACAAGCGAGCCTATTCCTTTTATCATTTACAAACCAGGGCAAACTCCGGATTCTGTGCAGCGTTACGATGAATTTGCTGCCAAGGAAGGTAGCTACGGTGAATTGAAAGAAAATGAGTTTATGCTAGAATTTCTTAAAGATTAA